One region of Mycolicibacterium lutetiense genomic DNA includes:
- a CDS encoding GntR family transcriptional regulator: protein MSASAEPRVLKHQVVRAQLERLLDDLAVDDPFPAEREIAERFDVARETVRQALRELLLAGRIERRGRTTVVARPKILQPLSMGSYTEAVKEQGRSGGRILVGWSDLVADDILAGQLAIEIGAPIIQLERVLTTDGIRVGLETTKLPAARYPGLRDVFDYRDSLYAEIRSRGVHFARTVDTIDTALPDSRESALLTVDSRTPMFLLNRVSYDQNGIPIEQRRSLYRGDRMTFTAVMTAP from the coding sequence GTGTCCGCGAGCGCAGAACCACGGGTTCTCAAGCATCAGGTCGTTCGTGCGCAACTGGAGCGTCTGCTCGATGACCTGGCGGTCGATGACCCCTTCCCGGCGGAGCGGGAGATTGCGGAACGATTCGACGTCGCCCGTGAGACGGTCCGACAGGCTTTGCGAGAGTTGTTGTTGGCCGGTCGGATCGAACGCCGCGGCCGTACCACCGTGGTCGCGCGGCCCAAGATCTTGCAGCCCCTGTCGATGGGGTCTTACACCGAGGCGGTCAAGGAGCAGGGCCGCAGTGGTGGGCGCATCCTGGTCGGCTGGAGCGATCTGGTTGCCGATGACATTCTGGCCGGTCAACTCGCCATCGAAATCGGTGCTCCCATAATTCAATTGGAACGCGTCCTGACCACCGACGGCATCCGGGTGGGTCTGGAGACCACCAAACTACCCGCGGCGCGATACCCGGGACTGCGGGATGTCTTCGACTATCGTGACTCGCTCTATGCCGAGATCCGCAGCCGTGGAGTCCATTTCGCACGGACCGTCGACACCATCGACACGGCGCTTCCCGACTCGCGCGAATCGGCGTTGCTCACCGTCGACAGTCGGACGCCGATGTTTCTGCTCAACCGGGTGTCCTATGACCAGAACGGGATCCCGATCGAGCAGCGGCGTTCGCTGTACCGGGGCGACCGGATGACTTTCACCGCGGTGATGACGGCGCCGTAG
- a CDS encoding phosphate/phosphite/phosphonate ABC transporter substrate-binding protein, giving the protein MFRTPNNAVRIAAVVAASAALTLSGCSSSEGSDAKTAQGFPETLTLAAIPAENSTDLKASYQPLIKLLEKETGAKVKFVQASDYAGVVEGIIADNVDLAFFGPFAYVVAGVNGAKVTPVGAVIQEQGAAPGYQSYGLARADEADINGLKDFAGKKVCFVDPSSTSGFLYPTAGLIEAGVIKSGAEGDLSTAMSPIYAGGHDSSALAIANGDCDAGFAFDTMVDQTMIAKGDLEPGELKTVWKSEKIAGSVFAANDSLGSEAIGKLESLFADKVNVPNLEAEGLCQGDACRITDERAWGFVPVEDSDYSGVRHVCDVTGSEKCKG; this is encoded by the coding sequence ATGTTCCGCACGCCCAACAACGCAGTCCGGATCGCTGCCGTGGTCGCCGCCAGCGCCGCGCTCACCTTGTCCGGCTGTTCGAGCTCCGAGGGCTCCGACGCCAAGACCGCCCAGGGCTTCCCCGAAACCCTCACCCTCGCGGCGATCCCTGCCGAGAACTCCACCGACCTCAAGGCCAGCTACCAGCCGCTGATCAAGCTGCTGGAAAAGGAGACCGGCGCCAAGGTCAAGTTCGTGCAGGCCTCCGACTACGCCGGCGTGGTCGAGGGCATCATCGCCGACAACGTCGACCTTGCCTTCTTCGGCCCGTTCGCCTACGTGGTGGCCGGCGTCAACGGAGCCAAAGTCACCCCGGTCGGCGCGGTGATCCAGGAGCAGGGCGCCGCGCCCGGATATCAGTCCTACGGTCTGGCCCGCGCAGACGAGGCGGACATCAACGGTCTCAAGGACTTTGCCGGCAAGAAAGTCTGCTTCGTAGACCCCAGCTCGACCTCGGGATTCCTCTATCCGACCGCCGGGCTGATCGAGGCCGGGGTGATCAAATCCGGAGCCGAGGGTGATCTGTCCACGGCGATGTCACCGATCTACGCCGGTGGTCACGATTCCTCGGCCCTGGCGATCGCCAACGGCGACTGCGACGCCGGCTTCGCGTTCGACACCATGGTCGACCAGACCATGATCGCCAAGGGCGACCTCGAACCCGGTGAGCTCAAGACGGTCTGGAAGTCCGAGAAGATCGCCGGGTCGGTGTTCGCCGCCAACGATTCGCTGGGCAGCGAGGCCATCGGTAAGCTCGAGTCCCTCTTTGCCGACAAGGTCAACGTGCCCAACCTTGAGGCGGAAGGCCTCTGCCAGGGCGACGCGTGCCGGATCACCGACGAACGCGCCTGGGGGTTCGTGCCGGTCGAGGATTCGGACTACTCCGGCGTGCGCCACGTCTGCGACGTCACCGGCTCCGAGAAGTGCAAGGGCTGA
- the phnC gene encoding phosphonate ABC transporter ATP-binding protein: protein MSTGGPHHPVAGDDLVVIAQDVTKRFGDTLALDQVSLEVRRSEMLVLLGLSGSGKSTLLRCLNGLHQVTSGSVEVGGTHVDTASAAQLRALRRNVGFVFQHFNLVGRLSCLENVLIGGLGQLRLPRYGALTYPKAMRAEALTYLDRVGLADYADRRADTLSGGQQQRVAIARTLMQKPGLLLADEPVASLDPENAGVVMDLLFRVCIEEKLTVVCTLHQVDLALGWAHRLVGLRHGQKILDRPAVGMTRDDVMEIYQRVDPARSAVRPS, encoded by the coding sequence ATGAGCACAGGCGGACCCCACCATCCCGTCGCGGGCGACGATCTCGTCGTCATCGCCCAGGACGTCACCAAACGATTCGGCGACACCCTGGCCCTGGACCAGGTCAGCCTGGAAGTCCGGCGCAGCGAGATGCTGGTGCTGCTCGGCCTTTCCGGCTCGGGCAAGTCCACCCTGCTGCGCTGCCTCAACGGCCTGCATCAGGTCACCTCCGGCAGTGTCGAGGTCGGCGGCACTCACGTCGATACGGCTTCGGCCGCACAATTGCGCGCGCTGCGCCGCAATGTGGGGTTCGTGTTCCAGCATTTCAATCTGGTCGGGCGGTTGAGCTGCCTGGAGAACGTCCTGATCGGCGGCCTCGGCCAACTGCGGCTGCCGCGGTACGGCGCACTGACCTACCCCAAGGCGATGCGCGCCGAAGCCCTCACCTACCTGGATCGGGTCGGCCTGGCCGACTACGCCGACCGCCGCGCCGACACCCTCTCCGGCGGCCAACAACAACGCGTCGCGATCGCCCGCACCCTGATGCAGAAGCCCGGCCTGCTGCTGGCCGATGAACCCGTCGCCTCACTCGATCCCGAAAATGCCGGTGTGGTCATGGATCTGCTGTTCCGGGTCTGCATCGAGGAGAAGCTGACCGTGGTGTGCACCCTGCACCAGGTGGACCTCGCGCTCGGCTGGGCGCACCGCTTGGTCGGGCTGCGTCACGGCCAGAAGATCCTCGACCGGCCCGCCGTCGGCATGACCCGCGACGACGTCATGGAGATCTATCAACGCGTCGACCCCGCCCGTTCGGCGGTCCGCCCGTCGTGA